The proteins below come from a single Crossiella sp. CA-258035 genomic window:
- a CDS encoding MAB_1171c family putative transporter yields MSLIALLYKLRDLRRDRREPGLLALCATFAILTVTYTLFIPAVWAWVDRLLGVPNIGGIINQGMVILLTMAQLSVVLRWSDPPGVAWPRIRFRLWLYGLVLAAMAALYTLAATTSVPDDHFALSLVRSPYYQVYMGLYLGAYTLGQVDVMRLCWRYAKVAGRPWLRRGLRIAAASSALGLVYSAGRAADVVGGLLDYSGLWWEPVVRVSVGLAALLKVVGWTIPGWGPRLSVALGARDRRRALRELTPLWQALYRSAPDIALVDPLGAGMRQSLEFRLYRKVIEIRDGQLALRPYLDPAVAETARRIGAAAGLSGRELDVAVEAARLRVALRDQAEGHRPERSAPLTGDSGGDLAEELSWLRQVSRAFSGSPVVAAVLAESSREHA; encoded by the coding sequence GTGTCCCTGATCGCGCTGCTGTACAAGCTGCGCGACCTGCGCCGCGACCGGCGGGAACCCGGGCTGCTCGCGCTGTGCGCCACCTTCGCCATCCTGACCGTCACCTACACCCTGTTCATCCCGGCCGTGTGGGCCTGGGTGGACCGGCTGCTCGGCGTGCCCAACATCGGCGGGATCATCAACCAGGGCATGGTGATCCTGCTGACCATGGCGCAGCTGAGCGTGGTGCTGCGCTGGTCCGACCCGCCAGGGGTGGCCTGGCCGCGGATCCGGTTCCGGCTGTGGCTCTACGGCCTGGTGCTGGCCGCGATGGCGGCGCTGTACACGCTGGCGGCCACCACCAGCGTGCCGGACGACCACTTCGCCCTCTCCTTGGTCCGCTCGCCGTACTACCAGGTCTACATGGGCCTCTACCTGGGCGCGTACACCCTGGGCCAGGTCGACGTGATGCGGCTGTGCTGGCGCTACGCCAAGGTCGCCGGGCGGCCGTGGCTGCGCCGGGGACTGCGGATCGCGGCGGCCTCCTCCGCGCTGGGCCTGGTGTACTCGGCCGGGCGGGCCGCCGACGTGGTGGGCGGGCTGCTGGACTACAGCGGACTGTGGTGGGAGCCGGTGGTGCGGGTCAGCGTCGGGCTGGCCGCGCTGCTCAAGGTGGTGGGCTGGACCATTCCCGGCTGGGGACCCCGGCTGTCGGTGGCGCTGGGCGCGCGGGACCGGCGGCGGGCGCTGCGCGAGCTGACCCCGCTGTGGCAGGCGCTCTACCGCTCCGCCCCGGACATCGCGCTGGTGGACCCGCTCGGCGCGGGCATGCGGCAGAGCCTGGAGTTCCGGTTGTACCGCAAGGTGATCGAGATCAGGGACGGGCAGCTCGCGCTGCGGCCGTACCTGGATCCGGCGGTCGCGGAGACCGCGCGGCGGATCGGCGCGGCGGCCGGGCTGAGCGGGCGGGAGCTGGACGTCGCGGTGGAGGCGGCGCGGCTGCGGGTGGCGCTGCGGGACCAGGCCGAGGGGCACCGGCCCGAGCGGTCCGCGCCGCTGACCGGGGACAGCGGGGGCGACCTCGCCGAGGAGCTCTCCTGGCTGCGCCAGGTGTCCAGGGCGTTCAGCGGCTCGCCGGTGGTGGCCGCGGTGCTCGCCGAGTCCAGCAGGGAACACGCCTGA
- a CDS encoding Crp/Fnr family transcriptional regulator — MSRRRGFRAMVPEAVWAELLALGTPHRFRPRAELVRQGGFGEFLFAVAEGRIKVLHRNEDGEQLLMAIRGPGDLVGELAKTGSAPRSATVLAVDPCRAHRIAAAEFDLFASRRGLTGTVLEYSYGKLRESVANRSRLVHSRPAQRIARLLADALDLADPRLPERSRLPFTQQELATELGLSRSKVAAVIAGLRAAGVLGAGPRLRVSDPVRLRACADRSGPDQRDL; from the coding sequence ATGAGCCGGCGCCGCGGCTTCCGCGCGATGGTTCCCGAGGCCGTGTGGGCGGAGCTGCTCGCGCTGGGCACACCGCACCGGTTCCGGCCGCGCGCGGAGCTGGTGCGCCAGGGTGGCTTCGGGGAGTTCCTGTTCGCGGTGGCCGAGGGCCGGATCAAGGTGCTGCACCGCAACGAGGACGGCGAGCAGCTGCTGATGGCCATCCGCGGTCCTGGCGACCTGGTCGGCGAGCTGGCCAAGACCGGGTCGGCGCCGCGCAGCGCCACCGTGCTGGCGGTGGATCCCTGCCGGGCACACCGGATCGCCGCGGCCGAGTTCGACCTGTTCGCCAGCCGCCGGGGGCTGACCGGCACGGTGCTGGAGTACTCCTACGGCAAGCTGCGGGAGAGCGTGGCCAACCGCAGCAGGCTGGTGCACTCCCGGCCGGCCCAGCGGATCGCCCGGCTGCTCGCCGACGCGCTGGACCTGGCCGATCCCCGGCTGCCCGAGCGGTCACGGCTGCCGTTCACCCAGCAGGAGCTGGCCACCGAGCTCGGCCTCTCCCGCAGCAAGGTCGCCGCGGTGATCGCCGGACTGCGGGCCGCGGGAGTGCTCGGTGCGGGCCCTCGGCTGCGGGTCAGCGATCCGGTCCGGCTGCGCGCGTGCGCGGACCGGTCCGGACCCGATCAGCGCGATCTGTGA
- a CDS encoding PPE domain-containing protein: MSEEPRIRHNRFEGYPLEEKYQWMQEGAGSGAVLEPADALRAMHVAAEECRERVARALTDLGLDWHGAAASAMFDAARPSLHWAMTALKAAETNLAGVSAHGVDFAETKPKIESAEQVRQPGFVDTAFNPLALIEIQQDMHTQLAANKARDDAANRALYAFEAAARAQAESVPTLPDPPRIAVQTTPVAPPPPGDRREPPPADPPTRDPGRTRPPGTPLDQPANPGRPPGPATTEPITTEPITTEPITTEPVAHPGPGHSPGPEDGTRAQAAPTGLRPDLPVPDGSGTGFGGPGQGGGSGVGLGGPGPGGGYGGPGPAAGSGGTAGFLGALGGGGASPQPPPPASRNPASTGRGTTHPAAGKPGAPGPSLLPPAHPGRRPEDDVEHTSKVRRLSDEIYGLDDLPTVPPPVIGEEPS, translated from the coding sequence ATGAGCGAGGAGCCGCGGATACGGCACAACCGGTTCGAGGGCTATCCGCTGGAGGAGAAGTACCAGTGGATGCAGGAGGGGGCGGGCAGCGGCGCGGTGCTCGAGCCGGCGGACGCGCTGCGGGCGATGCACGTGGCGGCCGAGGAGTGCCGGGAGCGGGTGGCGCGGGCGCTGACCGACCTGGGCCTGGACTGGCACGGCGCGGCGGCCAGCGCGATGTTCGACGCGGCCCGGCCGTCCCTGCACTGGGCGATGACCGCGCTCAAGGCCGCCGAGACCAACCTGGCCGGCGTCTCCGCGCACGGCGTCGACTTCGCCGAGACCAAGCCGAAGATCGAGTCCGCCGAGCAGGTTCGCCAGCCCGGCTTCGTCGACACGGCGTTCAACCCGTTGGCGCTCATCGAGATCCAGCAGGACATGCACACCCAGCTGGCCGCCAACAAGGCCCGCGACGACGCCGCCAACCGCGCCCTGTACGCCTTCGAGGCCGCGGCCAGGGCACAGGCGGAGTCGGTGCCCACCCTGCCCGACCCACCGCGGATCGCGGTCCAGACCACACCGGTTGCCCCACCCCCGCCCGGCGATCGCAGGGAACCCCCACCGGCCGACCCGCCCACCCGCGACCCCGGCCGAACCCGCCCACCGGGAACACCACTGGACCAGCCGGCCAACCCGGGTCGGCCACCAGGACCCGCCACCACCGAACCCATCACCACCGAACCCATCACCACCGAACCCATCACCACCGAACCCGTCGCCCACCCCGGTCCCGGCCACTCGCCCGGTCCCGAGGACGGCACCCGGGCGCAAGCCGCCCCGACCGGCCTCCGCCCGGACCTGCCGGTCCCCGACGGCTCGGGAACCGGGTTCGGCGGCCCCGGGCAAGGCGGGGGATCCGGCGTCGGGCTGGGCGGCCCGGGTCCCGGCGGCGGGTACGGCGGCCCGGGACCCGCCGCCGGTTCCGGTGGCACGGCAGGCTTTCTCGGCGCGCTGGGCGGTGGTGGCGCATCCCCGCAGCCACCACCACCCGCGTCCCGCAACCCCGCCTCGACCGGCCGGGGAACCACCCACCCCGCCGCCGGAAAACCAGGTGCCCCAGGCCCTTCGCTGCTCCCGCCGGCGCACCCCGGCCGCAGGCCCGAGGACGACGTCGAGCACACCAGCAAGGTGCGCAGGCTCAGCGACGAGATCTACGGACTGGACGACCTGCCCACGGTGCCGCCACCGGTGATCGGCGAGGAGCCCTCCTGA
- a CDS encoding DUF3558 domain-containing protein has protein sequence MIAFRVLGMVALVVLAGCSVPGSPVPMDEAAAKAVVSARPKEIRLDGFVEGQVCELLTAAQRKDLGVDYVMPAEAGDRFGNRGCGFSRSGEKPRYAYQVTPVPQEGADVWLRPGETNLEVQLVRVAGFPAVQNRRTTDGRGCFVDVSVADGQRLGIQYSYDTEPVPLTTGELCQRAVAMAELATRNLVELRGKR, from the coding sequence ATGATCGCCTTCCGGGTGCTGGGAATGGTGGCGCTGGTGGTGCTCGCCGGCTGTTCGGTGCCCGGTTCGCCGGTGCCGATGGACGAGGCGGCGGCCAAGGCGGTGGTGTCCGCGCGCCCCAAGGAGATCCGGCTGGACGGTTTCGTCGAGGGCCAGGTGTGCGAGCTGCTGACCGCCGCGCAGCGCAAGGACCTCGGCGTGGACTACGTGATGCCAGCCGAGGCCGGCGACCGGTTCGGCAACCGGGGCTGCGGCTTCTCCCGGTCGGGGGAGAAACCGCGTTACGCCTACCAGGTCACGCCGGTGCCGCAGGAGGGCGCGGACGTCTGGCTGCGGCCAGGGGAGACCAACCTGGAGGTCCAGCTGGTGCGGGTGGCCGGGTTCCCGGCGGTGCAGAACCGCCGGACCACCGACGGCCGGGGCTGTTTCGTCGACGTCAGCGTGGCCGACGGGCAGCGGCTGGGCATCCAGTACTCCTACGACACCGAACCGGTGCCGCTGACCACGGGAGAGCTGTGCCAGCGCGCGGTGGCCATGGCGGAGCTGGCCACCCGGAACCTGGTGGAGCTGCGCGGAAAACGATGA
- a CDS encoding DUF998 domain-containing protein yields the protein MPTEPERTTAAAAPRALPERVLGAAARTVLVLAGIALLGLLDLLPTSAPLFRTISHYALTDQRWVFDSALLILAAGSAVILVGLVRKGLTRAASPAAVFLAMWVIGLVMVVLFPKHDWSVGPSLSGDIHRVGSALAFFGLPIGAMLLARPWLAEAASRGFARTVWWLGLVSLLWFPPIVAVIAYYGPLGARWWEFFPLGLWERGLALTEVLAVVALGCWAHFAKPNK from the coding sequence GTGCCGACGGAGCCCGAGCGCACCACCGCCGCGGCGGCGCCCAGAGCCCTCCCCGAACGGGTCCTGGGCGCCGCCGCACGCACCGTGCTGGTGCTGGCCGGTATCGCGCTCCTCGGCCTGCTGGACCTGCTGCCCACCTCCGCGCCGCTGTTCCGCACCATCAGCCACTACGCCCTGACCGACCAGCGCTGGGTCTTCGACTCCGCCCTGCTGATCCTCGCCGCGGGCTCCGCGGTCATCCTGGTCGGCTTGGTGCGCAAGGGTTTGACCCGCGCCGCCTCGCCCGCCGCGGTGTTCCTGGCGATGTGGGTCATCGGCCTGGTGATGGTGGTGCTGTTCCCCAAGCACGACTGGTCGGTCGGCCCCAGCCTCAGCGGTGACATCCACCGCGTGGGCAGCGCGCTGGCCTTCTTCGGCCTGCCGATCGGTGCCATGCTGCTGGCGCGGCCCTGGCTAGCGGAGGCCGCCTCGCGGGGCTTCGCCAGGACGGTGTGGTGGCTGGGACTGGTGTCGCTGCTGTGGTTCCCGCCGATCGTGGCGGTGATCGCCTATTACGGGCCGCTGGGTGCGCGCTGGTGGGAGTTCTTCCCGCTGGGCCTGTGGGAACGGGGACTGGCCCTGACCGAGGTGCTGGCTGTGGTGGCACTGGGTTGTTGGGCGCATTTTGCCAAGCCAAACAAGTAA
- a CDS encoding glycine cleavage system protein H: MAVTDLHPELSDVPDRFDYTADHAWIEFGQDAVKLGLTAPASRCLGTVRYLSLPPRGARLEAGERCGLIASIRLCSDLFAPVSGEVVEVNANVLADPSLLLCSNDSEISWLVKVRLTAWPAHVLTPEEYRDSVGARCPDHLRG, from the coding sequence ATGGCGGTCACAGATCTGCACCCAGAGCTGTCGGATGTTCCGGACCGGTTCGACTACACCGCGGACCACGCCTGGATCGAGTTCGGCCAGGACGCGGTCAAGCTCGGCCTGACCGCGCCGGCTTCGCGCTGCCTCGGCACCGTGCGCTACCTCAGCCTGCCCCCGCGCGGGGCGCGGCTGGAGGCGGGTGAGCGGTGCGGGCTGATCGCCTCCATCCGGCTGTGCAGCGACCTGTTCGCGCCGGTCAGCGGCGAGGTGGTCGAGGTCAACGCGAACGTGCTCGCCGATCCCTCGTTGCTGTTGTGCAGCAACGACTCCGAGATCTCTTGGCTGGTCAAGGTGCGGCTGACCGCGTGGCCGGCGCACGTGCTCACGCCGGAGGAGTACCGGGACAGCGTCGGCGCGCGCTGCCCGGACCACCTGCGCGGCTGA
- a CDS encoding FAD-binding dehydrogenase encodes MAADADVIVVGAGLAGLVATAELAEAGRRVLLLDQEPEASMGGQAFWSFGGLFLVDSPEQRRLRIRDSYELAWQDWLGTAGFDREEDYWPRKWAEAYVRFAAGEKRSWLKQQGIQIFPVVGWAERGGYDANGHGNSVPRFHITWGTGPGVIAPFVKRVRAAVERGLVTLKFRHRVDELSVTGGVVHGVRGQVLEPSSVARGEGSSRVPIGEFELHAQAVIVTSGGIGGNHDLVRRNWPARMGTPPAKMLSGVPAHVDGRMLGITEAAGARIINPDRMWHYTEGIQNWNPIWARHGIRILPGPSSLWLDARGQRLPVPLFPGFDTLGTLEHIMRSGHEHTWFILTQKIIEKEFALSGSEQNPDLTGKSVRQVIGRARGGAPGPVEAFKRNGVDFIVEPTLPALVRRMNELTGGEPLIEVSDVERQVLARDREIANPFTKDLQVTALRGARNYLGDKLIRVASPHRLLDPKAGPLIAVRLSILTRKTLGGLETDLDGRVLQAGGEPLPGVYAAGEVAGFGGGGMHGYRSLEGTFLGGCLFSGRTAGRAAAAAVG; translated from the coding sequence ATGGCTGCCGATGCCGATGTCATCGTGGTGGGCGCTGGGCTCGCCGGTCTGGTCGCCACCGCCGAGCTGGCCGAGGCGGGCAGACGGGTGCTGCTGCTGGACCAGGAGCCCGAGGCGAGCATGGGCGGCCAGGCCTTCTGGTCCTTCGGCGGTCTGTTCCTGGTCGACTCGCCGGAGCAGCGCCGCCTGCGCATCCGCGACTCCTACGAGCTGGCCTGGCAGGACTGGCTGGGCACCGCGGGCTTCGACCGCGAGGAGGACTACTGGCCGCGCAAGTGGGCCGAGGCCTACGTGCGGTTCGCCGCGGGGGAGAAGCGGTCCTGGCTCAAGCAGCAGGGCATCCAGATCTTCCCGGTGGTCGGCTGGGCTGAGCGCGGCGGCTACGACGCCAACGGCCACGGCAACTCGGTGCCGCGCTTCCACATCACCTGGGGCACCGGCCCTGGCGTGATCGCCCCGTTCGTCAAGCGGGTGCGCGCCGCGGTCGAGCGCGGCCTGGTCACGCTGAAGTTCCGGCACCGGGTGGACGAGCTGAGCGTCACCGGCGGCGTGGTCCACGGGGTGCGCGGCCAGGTCCTCGAACCCAGCTCGGTGGCCCGCGGCGAGGGCAGCTCCCGGGTGCCGATCGGGGAGTTCGAGCTGCACGCCCAGGCCGTGATCGTCACTTCCGGCGGCATCGGCGGCAACCACGACCTGGTGCGCCGCAACTGGCCCGCGCGGATGGGCACCCCGCCGGCCAAGATGCTCTCCGGCGTGCCCGCGCACGTGGACGGCCGGATGCTCGGCATCACCGAGGCCGCCGGCGCGCGGATCATCAACCCGGACCGCATGTGGCACTACACCGAGGGCATCCAGAACTGGAACCCGATCTGGGCCAGGCACGGCATCCGGATCCTGCCCGGCCCGTCCTCGCTGTGGCTGGACGCGCGCGGGCAGCGCCTGCCGGTGCCGCTGTTCCCCGGCTTCGACACCCTGGGCACCCTGGAGCACATCATGCGCTCCGGGCACGAGCACACCTGGTTCATCCTCACCCAGAAGATCATCGAGAAGGAGTTCGCGCTGTCGGGCTCCGAGCAGAACCCCGACCTCACCGGCAAGAGCGTCAGGCAGGTCATCGGCCGGGCCCGCGGCGGCGCGCCGGGACCGGTGGAAGCCTTCAAGCGCAACGGGGTCGACTTCATCGTGGAGCCCACCCTGCCCGCGCTGGTGCGCCGGATGAACGAGCTCACCGGCGGCGAGCCGCTGATCGAAGTGTCCGATGTGGAGCGTCAGGTGCTGGCGCGGGACCGGGAGATCGCCAACCCGTTCACCAAGGACCTCCAGGTGACCGCGCTGCGCGGCGCGCGGAACTACCTGGGGGACAAGCTGATCCGGGTGGCCAGCCCGCACCGGTTGCTGGACCCCAAGGCGGGCCCGTTGATCGCCGTGCGGCTGTCCATCCTGACCCGCAAGACCTTGGGCGGCCTGGAGACCGACCTGGACGGCCGGGTGCTGCAGGCCGGTGGCGAACCGCTGCCCGGGGTGTACGCGGCCGGCGAAGTGGCGGGCTTCGGCGGCGGCGGCATGCACGGATACCGTTCGCTGGAGGGAACTTTCCTCGGCGGCTGCCTGTTCTCCGGCCGCACGGCGGGCCGGGCCGCGGCGGCCGCGGTCGGCTGA
- a CDS encoding MarR family transcriptional regulator, translating to MGLADDAVEARAQGWRTLAALHGRIEDKLERALQKGHELSVREFSVLSILSRQDGWHMRMNQLANAVVLSQSATTRLVTRLEERGLLERYLCPTDRRGIYTEVTPTGQQLVDQARPTHDQALAEALAEAQTLPELAPLVVVLEKSWTP from the coding sequence ATGGGACTGGCCGACGACGCGGTCGAAGCGCGGGCCCAGGGATGGCGCACACTGGCCGCCCTGCACGGGCGGATCGAGGACAAGCTGGAGCGCGCGCTGCAGAAGGGACACGAGCTGTCCGTGCGCGAGTTCAGCGTGCTGTCCATCCTGTCCCGCCAGGACGGCTGGCACATGCGGATGAACCAGCTGGCCAACGCGGTGGTGCTCAGCCAGTCCGCGACCACCCGCCTGGTCACCCGCCTGGAGGAGCGCGGCCTGCTGGAGCGCTACCTGTGCCCGACCGACCGCCGCGGCATCTACACCGAGGTCACCCCCACCGGCCAGCAGCTGGTCGACCAGGCCCGCCCCACCCACGACCAGGCCCTGGCCGAAGCCCTCGCCGAGGCCCAGACCCTCCCCGAACTGGCCCCCCTGGTCGTCGTCCTGGAAAAGTCCTGGACCCCCTGA
- a CDS encoding MFS transporter, translating into MPIALLALAISAFAIGTTEFVIMGLLPEVAADFGVSIPAAGLLISGYALGVVVGGPLLTALGGRLPRKTILVSLMGLFIAGNLFSALAETYGLLMTGRVVAALAHGAFFGVGSVVAADLVAPERRASAIAMMFTGLTMANVLGVPLGTALGQQLGWRSTFWAVTALGVLGLVGVIALVPRTKAAPGGGLRQELAVFRIPQVWLALAMTALGFGGVFASFTYIAPMMTQVAGFASGTVTWLLVLFGAGLFAGNLLGGRAADRALMPSLYLFLAALAAVLFTFTFTAHSQLGSVLTIALFGIAGFATVAPLQMRVLNKAAGAPALASAANVAAFNLGNAGGAWLGGLAIDHGLGYTAPNWIGGTLTVAGLAVALFSGWLDRRRRATINTEGATPEAALAR; encoded by the coding sequence ATGCCCATTGCCCTGCTCGCCCTGGCGATCAGCGCGTTCGCCATCGGCACCACCGAGTTCGTGATCATGGGGCTGTTACCCGAGGTGGCCGCCGACTTCGGGGTGTCCATCCCGGCCGCCGGCCTGCTGATCTCCGGTTACGCGCTGGGCGTGGTGGTCGGCGGGCCGCTGCTGACCGCGCTGGGCGGACGGCTGCCGCGCAAGACGATCCTGGTCAGCCTGATGGGGCTGTTCATCGCCGGGAACCTGTTCTCCGCGCTGGCCGAGACCTACGGCCTGCTGATGACCGGCCGGGTGGTCGCCGCGCTCGCGCACGGCGCGTTCTTCGGTGTCGGCTCGGTGGTGGCCGCGGACCTGGTCGCGCCCGAGCGCAGGGCCAGCGCGATCGCGATGATGTTCACCGGCCTGACCATGGCCAACGTGCTCGGTGTGCCGCTGGGCACCGCGCTGGGCCAGCAGCTGGGCTGGCGCTCGACGTTCTGGGCGGTGACCGCGCTGGGCGTGCTCGGCCTGGTCGGGGTCATCGCGCTGGTGCCGCGCACCAAGGCCGCGCCGGGCGGCGGGCTGCGCCAGGAGCTGGCGGTGTTCCGGATCCCGCAGGTGTGGCTGGCGCTGGCGATGACCGCGCTGGGCTTCGGCGGGGTGTTCGCCTCCTTCACCTACATCGCGCCGATGATGACCCAGGTCGCCGGGTTCGCCTCCGGCACGGTCACCTGGCTGCTGGTGCTCTTCGGGGCCGGCCTGTTCGCGGGCAACCTGCTGGGCGGCCGGGCCGCGGACCGCGCGCTGATGCCCAGCCTGTACCTGTTCCTGGCCGCGCTGGCCGCGGTGCTGTTCACCTTCACCTTCACCGCGCACTCCCAGCTCGGCTCGGTGCTCACCATCGCCCTGTTCGGCATCGCCGGGTTCGCCACGGTTGCGCCGCTGCAGATGCGGGTACTGAACAAGGCGGCGGGAGCGCCCGCGCTGGCCTCGGCGGCCAACGTGGCCGCGTTCAACCTGGGCAACGCGGGCGGCGCGTGGCTGGGCGGGCTGGCCATCGACCACGGCCTGGGCTACACCGCGCCGAACTGGATCGGCGGCACGCTGACCGTGGCCGGGCTCGCGGTGGCGCTGTTCTCCGGCTGGCTGGACCGCCGTCGGCGGGCCACGATCAACACCGAGGGAGCCACTCCGGAAGCCGCGCTCGCGCGCTGA
- a CDS encoding SDR family oxidoreductase, translating into MKIDLTGRTALVTGSTSGIGYAVAAGFANAGANVVLNGRSADRVAAAVDKLTAETGSEKVTGVAADIATAEGADSLFAELPEVDILVNNTGIFGPQPVFEIPDAEWLRFFEVNVLSGVRLTRHYAPRMVKRGWGRVVFVSSESSTMIPSEMVHYGMTKTAQLSVARGMAQEVAGSGVTINSVLPGSTLTEGVRAFIGELYPELPFEQAEREFMAKDRPTSLLKRLIRPEEIANLIVYTASDAASATTGAALRVDGGLIPTI; encoded by the coding sequence ATGAAGATCGACCTGACCGGCCGCACCGCCCTCGTCACCGGCTCGACCAGCGGGATCGGCTACGCCGTGGCCGCCGGGTTCGCCAACGCGGGCGCGAACGTGGTGCTCAACGGCCGCAGCGCGGACCGGGTCGCGGCGGCGGTGGACAAGCTCACGGCGGAGACCGGTTCGGAGAAGGTCACCGGGGTGGCCGCGGACATCGCCACCGCCGAGGGGGCGGACTCGCTGTTCGCCGAACTGCCCGAGGTGGACATCCTGGTCAACAACACCGGGATCTTCGGGCCCCAGCCGGTCTTCGAGATCCCGGACGCGGAGTGGCTGCGCTTCTTCGAGGTCAACGTGCTCTCCGGGGTACGGCTGACCAGGCACTACGCGCCGCGGATGGTCAAGCGGGGCTGGGGCAGGGTGGTCTTCGTCAGCAGCGAGTCCTCGACCATGATCCCCAGCGAGATGGTGCACTACGGGATGACCAAGACCGCGCAGCTCTCGGTCGCCCGCGGCATGGCCCAGGAGGTGGCCGGCAGCGGGGTCACCATCAACAGCGTGCTGCCCGGCTCCACCCTCACCGAGGGCGTGCGCGCCTTCATCGGCGAGCTGTACCCGGAGCTGCCCTTCGAGCAGGCCGAGCGCGAGTTCATGGCCAAGGACCGGCCGACCTCGCTGCTCAAGCGGCTGATCCGGCCGGAGGAGATCGCCAACCTGATCGTCTACACCGCCAGCGACGCCGCCTCGGCCACCACCGGCGCGGCGCTGCGGGTCGACGGCGGTCTCATCCCGACCATCTGA
- a CDS encoding aldo/keto reductase — protein sequence MSKVPSITLNNGVAMPQLGFGVFQVPDAETEAAVTHALEAGYRSIDTAAIYGNEGGVGAALAAAGLPREELFITTKLWNADQGYDSALRAFDASLDKLKLDYLDLYLIHWPVPAKGKYVESWKALTKLQEDGRVRAAGVSNFQPAHLREVIDATGVVPAVNQVELHPRLVQAGLREVHRELGIVTEAWSPLAQGELLDDPVLVELGRRYDRTPAQVVLRWHLQLGNVVIPKSVTPSRIKQNLDVFGFELTADDLASVTALNADRRTGPDPDTFNR from the coding sequence ATGAGCAAGGTTCCGTCCATCACCCTCAACAACGGGGTGGCCATGCCGCAGCTGGGCTTCGGTGTGTTCCAGGTCCCGGACGCCGAGACCGAGGCCGCCGTCACCCACGCGCTGGAGGCCGGGTACCGCAGCATCGACACCGCGGCCATCTACGGCAACGAGGGCGGCGTCGGCGCGGCGCTGGCCGCCGCGGGCCTGCCCCGCGAGGAGCTGTTCATCACCACCAAGCTGTGGAACGCCGACCAGGGCTACGACAGCGCGCTGCGCGCCTTCGACGCCAGCCTGGACAAGCTGAAGCTGGACTACCTGGACCTGTACCTGATCCACTGGCCCGTGCCGGCCAAGGGCAAGTACGTCGAGTCCTGGAAAGCGCTGACCAAGCTCCAGGAGGACGGCCGGGTGCGCGCGGCAGGCGTGTCCAACTTCCAGCCCGCGCACCTGCGCGAGGTCATCGACGCCACCGGCGTGGTGCCCGCGGTGAACCAGGTCGAGCTGCACCCGCGGCTGGTCCAGGCCGGGCTGCGCGAGGTGCACCGGGAGCTGGGCATCGTCACCGAGGCGTGGAGCCCGCTGGCCCAGGGCGAGTTGCTCGACGATCCGGTGCTGGTGGAGCTGGGCCGCAGGTACGACCGCACCCCGGCCCAGGTCGTGCTGCGCTGGCACCTCCAGCTGGGCAACGTGGTGATCCCGAAGTCGGTGACCCCGTCCCGGATCAAGCAGAACCTGGACGTCTTCGGTTTCGAGCTCACCGCGGACGACCTGGCCTCGGTCACCGCGCTCAACGCCGACCGCCGCACCGGTCCCGACCCGGACACCTTCAACCGCTGA